The Hymenobacter volaticus genome contains the following window.
TCACTCGCTGCCTCACAAATCAATCTTCTTTCTTTCGATGAACTATCTTCTGCCCTTAACCTTACTTACGTTAAGCGCCCCGGGGGCAACATCAGCAGCTTCTAGTACGCTACTTATTCGCAGTCAACCCGCTAGCGTGCCGATAACTGGTAAGGTGGTAGATGAAACTGGTCAAGTTCTGCCCGGCGTAACCGTCCGGGTGAAAGGTACTGCGGCCGGCACTGTTACCTCGTCGGACGGCACGTTTACCTTGGCCGAAACACCGGAGAATGCCACCCTTATATTTTCCTTCATCGGCTACAAAGCGCAGGAAGTGAAAGCCAGCCAAGCAGGTAGTGTAACCGTGCGGCTAGCGCCCGACCAAGGGCAACTAAACGAAGTGGTAGTGGTCGGGTATGGCACGCAGCAACGCAAAAACCTGACGGGTTCCATCGTGAAAGTGGACCCTGCTGATACCAAGGAGCTACCCGTAGGCAGCTTCGATGCCCAGCTCCAAGGCAAAGTATCGGGGGTGCAAATTTCGTCGAACTCGGGGGTGCCGGGCGGGGCCGTAAACGTGCGAGTCCGCGGGGCCACCACCATCAACGGCTCGAATACGCCGCTGTACGTGGTTGACGGTGTGTTTATGAACAACAACAGCCTCCAAACGATCAGCACCGGCGGTAAAGCTTCTTCGCCCATCGCCGACCTTAATCCGGCCGATATTGAAAACGTGGAAGTGCTCAAGGATGCCGACGCCACGGCCCTGTACGGCGCGCGCGGAGCCAACGGTGTAATCCTGATCACCACCAAGCGCGGTAGCTTCAACCAAAAGCCCCGGGTAAGTTTAAACGTGTCGCAGGGGTGGGCCAAGTCCGTTAAGCTCTGGGACCTGGCCACCGGACCCGAGCACGCCCAACTGGTGAACGAAAACTGGCTGAACACGACCGGCGCCACGCCCCACACCTTCGCCAACCGGCCTTATCGGCCCGTGGCAGAAGGTGGACGAGGGTTGCCCGAAGAACAGCCCACTTTTGATCGGCTCAGCCAAGTGTTTCGTACGGCGCGGCTGCAAAACTATGATGTGGCGGTAGCGGGTGGCAGCACCAGCACGCGCTACTACATTGGCGGCGGCTTCACCAAGCAGGAGTCTATCCTGCAACCCATTGACTTCCAGCGAGCCAGCTTCAAGGTCAACCTCGACCAACAGCTCTCCGACAAGGTGCAAATTGGAGTCAGTAACTCGTTTACGCGCACCTACCGCAACGAGGGTCGCGCCGGCGACGGGCCAGCCGGCGGCCTGCTGCAAGCGGCGCTGCACACGCCCACTCTGCTTTCGCCCTACGATGCCAACGGGCAACTGGTAGGTCGGGCCAGCTTCGATAATGTGGAACTGCTGGTTGAAAACTACGACGTTCACTCGACCAGCTTGCGTTACCTCGGCAACCTCTACGCCGATGTGCAGTTGCTGCCCAACTTGAAGTTTCGCACCAGTTTCGGCGTTGACTACAATAATTACGACGAGGAAGAATACTGGAACACGTTGCTGATTGCCGGGCGGGTGTCGGTGGCTTGGGCACGTCGAGCATCACGCAGTACACCTCGTTGCTTAACGAAAACACGCTTACCTACCGCCAGCAGTTAGGCAAGCATAGCCTGGGTCTGTTGCTAGGGCAGGGGTTGCAGAGCGACACCAACAACCGCACCTTTGCCCAGGGCACGGGCTTTCCCAACAATTCGTTCAAGGAAATTTCGGCGGCTTCCGTCACGAGTAGCACCCAGAACTGGTCGGGCTACCGGCTGGCGTCTTTCTTCGGGCGGGCTGATTACAACTTCGACGACCGGTACTTGCTGAACGTGAGTTTCCGCGCTGATGGCTCGTCGCGCTTCGGCAAAGCCAACCAGTGGGGGTACTTCCCGAGTGTGGGTGCCGCTTGGCGCATCAAGCAGGAAAGCTTTCTGCACGACGTGCACGCTCTTAGCGACCTGAAACTGCGCGCTTCGTATGGGCTGACCGGCAACCAGAACGGCATTGGCAACTTCGCGGCGCGCGGGCTCTGGAACGGCGGCGCCAACTACTTAGGCGGGGCCGGGATTGCGCCCCAACAGCTAGCCAACGCCGATTTGAAGTGGGAGCAGACCTCGCAGGCAAACGTGGGCGTGGACGTAGGCCTGCTCGACAACCGCGTTACGCTGGAAGCAAACGCCTACTACAAATACACCAAGAACGGGCTGATTCAGCTAACTGAGCCAGCTACCACGGGCTTTAGCTCGTACTGGGCCAACGCGGTGGAAGTAAGCAATAAAGGGCTGGAGTTGGTCCTCAATACGGTGAACGTCCGCAAGGAAGACTTCACCTGGAATACCAGCTTCAACATTGCCAGCAACGTCAATAACATCGAGAAGCTGGCCACGCCCACCAAGTTTGGCAGCCGCGACCTGATTTTGCAGCAGCAGGGGCACCCACTCTACTCGTTTTGGGTGTACAAGCAGCTCTACGTGGATTCGGAAACCGGCAACGCCGTGTACGACGACGTGGACAAGGACGGCAAAATCACGGCCGCTGACCGGCAGATTACGGGCAGCATCTGGCCTAAGTTCTTCGGGGCTTAACCAATACCATTACCTACAAAGGCTTCGATGCCAGCGTGTTGATTGCCTTTCAGTCCGGCAATAAAGTCTACAACCACAACCGCTTCTTCGGGAAGGCGGCGGGGCCCGCGACGAGGCCCGCATCATCTTCGCCTCCAACCTAGACCGCTGGCAAAAGCCTGGCGACCAGACCGACGTGCCCCGGCCCGACGGCATCAACGTCAACAACTACCTCGACGGGGCAGCCGCTGGCTGGAAGACGGCTCGTTTGTGCGCCTGCGCAACGTAAGCGTGGGGTACACGCTGCCCGCCACCCTGACCCGCGGCCTGCTCGGCGGCACGGTGCGCTTGTATGCGCAAGGCACCAATCTGGTGCTGCTTACCAAATACAGCGGCCTCGACCCCGAGTCGGCATCCAGCAGCGACGCGAACCAGCAGGGCATCGACTTGGGCACGCCGCCGCAGCCGCGCAGTCTGCAAGTGGGCCTGAATGCCACTTTTTAGTTGCCAGCCTTTTTCCTCACCGATTTATCAGGCAGTATCATGTCCCTTGCTTACTTGAAAACCGTTGCCTTCTTCACTTCCCTGGCCCTGACGCTTAGCTTGGCGGCCTGCGAGAGTTTTCTGGACGTGCAGCCCCGTGAATCGGTGGC
Protein-coding sequences here:
- a CDS encoding SusC/RagA family TonB-linked outer membrane protein codes for the protein MNYLLPLTLLTLSAPGATSAASSTLLIRSQPASVPITGKVVDETGQVLPGVTVRVKGTAAGTVTSSDGTFTLAETPENATLIFSFIGYKAQEVKASQAGSVTVRLAPDQGQLNEVVVVGYGTQQRKNLTGSIVKVDPADTKELPVGSFDAQLQGKVSGVQISSNSGVPGGAVNVRVRGATTINGSNTPLYVVDGVFMNNNSLQTISTGGKASSPIADLNPADIENVEVLKDADATALYGARGANGVILITTKRGSFNQKPRVSLNVSQGWAKSVKLWDLATGPEHAQLVNENWLNTTGATPHTFANRPYRPVAEGGRGLPEEQPTFDRLSQVFRTARLQNYDVAVAGGSTSTRYYIGGGFTKQESILQPIDFQRASFKVNLDQQLSDKVQIGVSNSFTRTYRNEGRAGDGPAGGLLQAALHTPTLLSPYDANGQLVGRASFDNVELLVENYDVHSTSLRYLGNLYADVQLLPNLKFRTSFGVDYNNYDEEEYWNTLLIAGRVSVAWARRASRSTPRCLTKTRLPTASS
- a CDS encoding TonB-dependent receptor translates to MLNENTLTYRQQLGKHSLGLLLGQGLQSDTNNRTFAQGTGFPNNSFKEISAASVTSSTQNWSGYRLASFFGRADYNFDDRYLLNVSFRADGSSRFGKANQWGYFPSVGAAWRIKQESFLHDVHALSDLKLRASYGLTGNQNGIGNFAARGLWNGGANYLGGAGIAPQQLANADLKWEQTSQANVGVDVGLLDNRVTLEANAYYKYTKNGLIQLTEPATTGFSSYWANAVEVSNKGLELVLNTVNVRKEDFTWNTSFNIASNVNNIEKLATPTKFGSRDLILQQQGHPLYSFWVYKQLYVDSETGNAVYDDVDKDGKITAADRQITGSIWPKFFGA